A single region of the Marinobacter nanhaiticus D15-8W genome encodes:
- a CDS encoding YjgN family protein, producing MTTELYRIQFAGETLDGFEATDVKNNLQGLFRISDERVESLFDGTIRTLKTDLSFDDANRYRDRLIKAGADVEIVPVAAPQMVAEPESKRSVEAPRAASLSVEPMEAKAEEAEEAAPTPESTQPAAVSKSANRVPPKRPVAKPAETGHLREAPIEFTGNGGEYFGIWIINILLTIVTLGIYSAWATVRNNQYFYGNTRLDNASFQYLADPITILKGRLLALAILVVFVVLSNLYVEASILLGIGFIFAMPWIVIRSLRFQSINSAYRNVRFDFEGKYVEALMALFVWPLLNLFTFMLLTPFVTLKTHRFIANGSRFGTTPFLLNSTAGQYYSFFGKGILMGLVFGLVAWIGGELFHVVLGTLIAVVGYIAVIGYFMAGMTNLYVNSLSLEGHTFSSDLQPGRMIWIYISNSFLVMLTAGLFTPWAKVRMARYRASCTAMIVDGDLDHFVAAEDKRTSALGQELGDAFDVGIAAF from the coding sequence ATGACTACAGAGTTATACCGCATCCAGTTTGCCGGCGAGACGCTCGACGGTTTCGAGGCGACTGACGTCAAGAACAACCTCCAGGGGTTGTTCCGTATCTCCGATGAGCGCGTCGAGTCCCTGTTCGACGGCACCATCCGCACGCTCAAGACCGATCTTTCCTTCGACGACGCCAATCGCTACAGGGATCGCCTGATCAAGGCGGGAGCCGACGTCGAGATCGTTCCGGTCGCGGCGCCGCAAATGGTGGCCGAACCTGAGTCCAAGCGCTCGGTTGAAGCACCCAGGGCCGCGTCGCTGTCGGTAGAGCCGATGGAGGCGAAGGCGGAGGAGGCCGAGGAAGCCGCGCCCACTCCCGAGTCGACACAGCCCGCAGCGGTATCCAAGTCCGCGAACCGAGTGCCGCCGAAACGTCCTGTTGCCAAACCTGCTGAAACCGGCCACTTGCGGGAAGCCCCCATCGAGTTTACTGGTAACGGCGGCGAGTATTTCGGTATCTGGATCATCAATATCCTGCTGACCATCGTGACCCTGGGGATCTATTCCGCCTGGGCTACGGTACGCAACAACCAGTATTTCTACGGCAACACGCGCCTCGATAACGCCAGCTTCCAGTACCTGGCCGATCCGATCACGATACTCAAGGGGCGTTTGCTCGCGCTGGCCATCCTGGTGGTGTTCGTGGTGCTTTCAAATCTCTACGTCGAGGCGTCGATCCTCCTGGGTATCGGCTTTATCTTCGCCATGCCCTGGATAGTAATTCGTTCCCTGCGGTTCCAGTCGATCAACAGTGCGTATCGCAACGTCCGTTTCGACTTTGAAGGTAAGTATGTCGAAGCCCTAATGGCGCTGTTCGTGTGGCCACTGCTGAACCTCTTTACCTTTATGCTGCTCACGCCTTTCGTGACACTGAAGACTCACCGGTTCATTGCCAACGGTAGTCGTTTCGGCACCACGCCATTCCTGCTGAACTCTACAGCCGGTCAGTACTACAGCTTTTTTGGCAAGGGCATCCTGATGGGGCTGGTCTTTGGCCTGGTGGCCTGGATCGGCGGCGAACTGTTCCACGTGGTGTTGGGCACGCTGATTGCGGTGGTCGGCTATATTGCGGTGATCGGGTACTTCATGGCAGGTATGACCAACCTCTACGTAAACAGCTTGTCGCTTGAAGGGCACACCTTCTCCTCGGATCTGCAGCCGGGCCGCATGATCTGGATCTATATCAGCAACAGCTTCCTGGTCATGCTCACCGCGGGCCTGTTCACGCCTTGGGCAAAGGTGCGCATGGCTCGCTATCGGGCCTCCTGTACCGCAATGATCGTCGACGGCGACCTGGATCATTTCGTCGCAGCCGAAGATAAGCGCACTAGTGCCCTGGGCCAGGAACTGGGCGACGCCTTCGACGTTGGCATTGCCGCGTTCTGA
- a CDS encoding SPFH domain-containing protein: protein MDQAVKTPLISTLSTSLFSGLKKYFMGIVGALVALMLAMSSFFTTELGYTYVVQDTLFGTIRVFTEPGVHFKVPMFSNVYTYNQAMTLNFGNQENGEVIRATRQLTEVEVQFADTYTARIPATFRFKLSGDPEKVVAMHREFRSYDNLIDSLLLKNAKNVTVVTATQYTGEEFFQGGLNKFKVQLEDQLQNGLYQTERRQVEVEQTDLAAVSSDNDDADRLERKIQLVWKNIILQDNSGQAMRLANPLDSYGIQVRQVTIGRPIPEKRLDELLVKKKDLVAKRITAIQAQETARAEAKTAQLEKEIEKARAIQDAQRAKELAIISKQKEVEMERQQAELERVRKEKEQAVAVLEKETQLEIATAERDIQKANAEAATYAAKAIREKGLAEAEVAKAHLLAKQAAKDIYMAEIQRDIAGVMYPALKETQIKMPEYYVGDGSATPVSSLDVFTSLGAMDHLKKTMAATPTN, encoded by the coding sequence ATGGACCAGGCAGTAAAGACCCCCCTTATCTCCACCCTCTCCACTTCGCTTTTCAGCGGCCTGAAGAAGTACTTCATGGGTATCGTGGGCGCGCTGGTCGCGCTGATGCTCGCCATGTCGTCATTCTTCACGACCGAACTCGGTTACACCTATGTCGTGCAGGACACCCTGTTCGGCACCATCCGGGTATTCACCGAACCCGGCGTGCATTTCAAGGTGCCGATGTTCTCCAACGTGTACACCTACAACCAGGCGATGACGCTGAATTTCGGTAATCAGGAGAACGGCGAAGTCATTCGCGCGACTCGCCAGCTGACTGAAGTGGAAGTCCAGTTTGCCGACACCTACACCGCGCGTATTCCGGCCACTTTCCGTTTCAAGCTCTCGGGCGATCCGGAAAAGGTCGTCGCCATGCACCGGGAGTTCCGCAGCTACGATAATCTGATCGACTCGCTGTTGCTGAAAAATGCCAAGAACGTCACCGTCGTGACCGCCACCCAGTACACCGGCGAAGAATTTTTCCAGGGCGGACTGAACAAATTCAAGGTGCAACTCGAAGACCAACTGCAAAACGGCCTTTACCAGACCGAGCGCCGCCAGGTGGAAGTCGAGCAGACCGATTTGGCTGCCGTTTCGTCTGATAACGATGATGCCGACCGGCTGGAGCGCAAGATACAGCTGGTCTGGAAGAATATTATCCTGCAAGACAATTCCGGTCAGGCGATGCGACTGGCCAACCCCCTGGATTCCTATGGTATCCAGGTTCGTCAGGTCACCATCGGTCGCCCGATTCCGGAAAAACGCCTGGACGAGCTGCTGGTGAAGAAGAAAGACCTGGTCGCCAAGCGTATTACCGCCATCCAGGCCCAGGAAACCGCCAGGGCTGAAGCCAAGACGGCCCAGCTGGAAAAGGAAATCGAGAAAGCCCGCGCGATCCAGGATGCCCAGCGCGCCAAGGAACTGGCGATCATTTCAAAGCAGAAAGAAGTTGAAATGGAGCGACAGCAAGCCGAGTTGGAACGGGTCCGCAAGGAAAAGGAACAGGCCGTCGCCGTGCTTGAGAAGGAAACCCAACTGGAAATCGCCACGGCTGAGCGTGATATCCAGAAAGCCAATGCGGAAGCCGCAACCTACGCCGCCAAAGCAATCCGCGAGAAAGGCCTGGCAGAAGCGGAAGTCGCCAAGGCCCACCTCTTGGCCAAACAGGCGGCAAAGGATATCTACATGGCTGAAATCCAGCGCGATATCGCAGGTGTCATGTATCCGGCGCTGAAGGAAACCCAGATCAAGATGCCTGAATACTACGTCGGCGACGGCAGTGCCACGCCGGTCAGCAGCCTCGACGTGTTTACCAGCCTGGGCGCCATGGATCATCTCAAGAAGACCATGGCCGCTACACCCACCAACTGA
- a CDS encoding aldo/keto reductase produces MKTRKFGNTDIEVTPVGLGTWAIGGWMWGGTDEAQSIDTIHAAIDKGIKLIDTAPVYGFGRSEEIVGKALAGGRRDQVVLATKVAMNWNDDESVWRDARAERIQKEVEDSLRRLQTDTIDIYQIHWPDPVTPMEETAKAMEKLLKDGKIRAIGVSNFTPQDMDEFQKFAPLHSLQPPYNLFERGIEDDVLPYCVDKGIATITYGGLCRGLLSGKMSKDSEFEGDDLRNNDPKFQGERFEQYLNAVSALQDYAESNYGKSVLALALRWLIDRKGVTTALWGARRPDQLDPVSNVEGWSLSDEDMKAIDGILDQHIKDPVGPEFMAPPSREER; encoded by the coding sequence ATGAAAACCCGGAAGTTTGGCAATACGGATATCGAAGTCACACCTGTCGGCCTGGGCACCTGGGCTATCGGCGGCTGGATGTGGGGCGGCACGGATGAGGCCCAGTCCATCGACACTATTCACGCCGCGATCGATAAAGGCATCAAGCTGATCGATACCGCGCCGGTCTACGGCTTCGGCCGCTCCGAAGAGATCGTCGGTAAGGCGCTGGCCGGCGGTCGACGCGACCAGGTCGTGTTGGCCACCAAAGTCGCCATGAACTGGAACGACGACGAAAGCGTCTGGCGTGATGCCCGCGCCGAGCGTATCCAGAAGGAGGTGGAAGACTCGCTCCGCCGCCTGCAGACAGACACCATCGACATATACCAGATTCACTGGCCCGATCCGGTCACGCCGATGGAGGAAACCGCCAAGGCGATGGAGAAGCTGCTCAAGGATGGCAAGATCCGGGCAATCGGGGTCAGCAACTTTACGCCGCAGGACATGGACGAGTTCCAGAAGTTCGCGCCGCTGCATAGCCTGCAGCCACCCTATAACCTGTTCGAGCGAGGCATCGAGGATGATGTCCTGCCCTACTGCGTGGACAAGGGCATCGCGACGATCACCTACGGCGGTCTCTGTCGCGGCCTGCTGTCCGGCAAGATGAGTAAGGATAGCGAATTCGAAGGTGACGACCTGCGCAATAACGATCCCAAGTTCCAGGGGGAACGGTTCGAGCAGTACCTTAACGCAGTGTCCGCGCTTCAGGATTACGCCGAAAGCAACTATGGCAAATCCGTGCTCGCCCTAGCGCTTCGCTGGCTGATCGACCGCAAGGGTGTAACAACGGCTCTCTGGGGCGCCCGCCGTCCCGATCAACTGGACCCGGTCAGCAATGTCGAAGGCTGGTCCCTGTCAGACGAAGACATGAAAGCGATCGACGGCATCCTCGATCAGCACATCAAGGATCCGGTCGGCCCCGAATTCATGGCACCGCCGAGCCGCGAGGAGCGATAG
- a CDS encoding c-type cytochrome: MKFFLGVLTTLAVLVLGVVSFVFSGMYNVAATEDHTAAGRWALHQAMHSSVAARSDGIDVPNLDDESMVRRGAQAYDALCAACHLKPGLDSSLIRTGLNPTPPALAEGGHHDSARQFWIIKNGIRMTGMPAWGPTHDDEALWEIVAFLKELPGLSEDEYAQLVQPTKGQDGMANDGHDHDHGNMRAMMDGGGHHDSTPASGHAGDDSEGHGEPGHHDSQGEASQKATKAASAEEDDHYADGHTH, translated from the coding sequence ATGAAATTCTTTCTTGGCGTGCTCACGACGCTGGCTGTTCTTGTCCTGGGTGTGGTGTCGTTTGTTTTTAGCGGCATGTACAACGTTGCGGCCACTGAGGATCATACAGCGGCTGGACGATGGGCGCTGCATCAGGCCATGCATAGCTCAGTCGCTGCTCGCTCGGACGGGATCGACGTGCCAAATCTGGATGATGAGTCGATGGTTCGACGTGGGGCGCAGGCGTACGACGCGCTCTGTGCTGCGTGCCACCTGAAGCCGGGGCTGGATTCCAGTCTGATCCGCACCGGACTGAACCCGACGCCCCCGGCCCTGGCCGAGGGAGGCCACCACGACTCGGCGCGACAGTTCTGGATCATCAAGAACGGTATTCGCATGACGGGCATGCCGGCGTGGGGCCCCACCCACGACGATGAGGCCCTGTGGGAAATCGTTGCCTTCCTGAAAGAGCTACCCGGTCTTTCCGAGGATGAGTATGCGCAGCTGGTCCAGCCGACGAAAGGCCAGGATGGGATGGCGAACGATGGCCATGATCACGACCACGGGAATATGCGGGCGATGATGGACGGTGGTGGGCACCACGATTCAACGCCGGCTTCTGGCCATGCCGGTGACGACTCTGAAGGTCATGGCGAGCCGGGCCATCACGATAGTCAGGGGGAGGCGTCGCAGAAGGCAACGAAGGCTGCATCAGCGGAAGAGGACGACCACTACGCCGATGGCCACACGCACTGA
- a CDS encoding copper resistance protein B, which translates to MKKQVVTLSLLIGSMMLLPGLVTAQERGGHTYSHFWGVQVEELEYRYSDDDAELGVWDADAFYGSDELKFRWLTKGEYEIEEQAYESLENQLLLQKPISDFFDAKLGIRVDTPEGPDRTYGVLGIAGLAPYWFEVDASVYVSDEGDASAELDAEYELLLTNHLILNLGLDTTVAFSEDKEIGLGQGLASTELGARLSYDVIDRLFSPYIGVVHERKYGDTKDLAEVGGGSTEDWFVVVGTRLVF; encoded by the coding sequence ATGAAGAAGCAGGTTGTTACGCTGTCCCTGCTTATAGGCTCGATGATGCTGCTACCCGGACTTGTCACCGCGCAAGAGCGGGGCGGACACACCTACAGCCATTTCTGGGGTGTCCAGGTGGAGGAACTTGAATACCGCTACAGCGATGACGACGCCGAGCTGGGCGTCTGGGATGCCGACGCATTCTATGGTTCCGATGAACTCAAGTTCCGCTGGTTGACCAAGGGCGAGTATGAGATTGAGGAGCAGGCCTACGAATCCCTGGAAAACCAGCTTCTGCTGCAGAAACCGATTTCGGATTTCTTCGATGCCAAACTGGGTATCAGGGTCGACACGCCGGAAGGGCCAGACCGCACATACGGTGTGCTGGGTATCGCCGGGCTTGCTCCATACTGGTTTGAAGTCGATGCCAGTGTCTATGTGAGTGATGAAGGGGATGCTTCGGCGGAACTTGATGCCGAGTACGAACTCCTGCTCACCAATCATCTAATCCTGAATCTGGGATTGGATACAACAGTGGCCTTTTCCGAGGACAAGGAGATTGGCCTGGGACAGGGACTTGCGAGTACCGAGCTTGGGGCCCGTCTGTCCTATGATGTTATCGATCGTTTGTTCTCACCTTATATCGGCGTGGTACATGAGCGTAAGTATGGCGATACGAAGGACCTTGCTGAAGTTGGCGGTGGAAGTACGGAAGACTGGTTTGTCGTAGTCGGGACGCGGCTGGTTTTCTGA
- a CDS encoding copper resistance system multicopper oxidase produces MRFLLRLTATLGVLLAPLALEAGEYDITVDRVMIDTGDFAREGIGYNGQSPGPTLRFKEGETVTINVTNNLDVTTSIHWHGLILPYEQDGVPGISYPGIAPGETFTYRFPIVQSGTYWFHSHSGFQEPNGAYGAIVIEPEGREPFRYDREYVVQLTDKHPHSGERIMRNLKMMPDYYNRHQQTVGDFFAESDQKGFWATLQDRLMWGDMRMMKADIEDVQGFTGLINGKGPAQNWTGLFQPGERIRLRFINSSAMTYFDIRIPGLEMTVVEADGNNVQPVTVDEFRIGVAETYDVIVRPREERAYTIFAESMGRSGYARGTLAPKEGMVADVPERRAPPLLTMADMSGMPGMDHGNHGGHVMDAGMTGHSATDHGAMKHSEMAHADMNQAVMDPAVMDHSTMGHGANHGMSHGTANDHQPMPAGDHSGHDGPMAHGEPAQASMNHDAMGHSAMVSTEAATDPFYAPGSGLIPTAANGGKFLSYADLRAQKPLYDDREPTREIELRLTGNMERYSWSINGIKYEDAEPIRLTYGERVRFKFVNETMMTHPMHLHGMWSILDVGAGQWNPVKHVISVQPGTTVFMETEVDAPGQWAFHCHLSYHAASGMFRKVIVEGGPDQVTGADEVSQGGDA; encoded by the coding sequence ATGAGGTTTCTATTGCGACTGACAGCCACGCTGGGTGTGCTGTTGGCGCCGCTGGCGCTTGAGGCTGGTGAGTATGACATTACAGTCGACCGGGTCATGATTGATACCGGCGACTTCGCCCGTGAAGGTATCGGCTATAACGGGCAGTCGCCGGGACCGACCCTGCGCTTCAAAGAAGGCGAGACGGTCACCATCAACGTCACCAATAACCTGGATGTCACCACCTCGATTCACTGGCATGGACTTATCCTGCCCTATGAACAGGACGGCGTCCCCGGGATCAGCTATCCGGGGATCGCGCCGGGCGAGACGTTCACCTATCGGTTCCCCATCGTCCAAAGTGGCACCTACTGGTTCCACAGCCATTCTGGCTTCCAGGAGCCCAACGGTGCGTATGGCGCCATCGTGATCGAGCCTGAAGGGCGTGAGCCGTTCCGTTACGACCGGGAATATGTCGTGCAGTTGACCGACAAACATCCCCATAGCGGCGAGCGCATCATGCGCAACCTTAAGATGATGCCGGATTATTACAACCGCCATCAGCAAACCGTTGGGGATTTCTTTGCAGAGTCGGACCAAAAGGGGTTCTGGGCAACGCTGCAGGACCGTCTGATGTGGGGCGACATGCGAATGATGAAAGCAGATATCGAGGACGTGCAGGGTTTCACTGGCCTGATTAACGGCAAAGGGCCGGCCCAGAACTGGACCGGCCTGTTCCAGCCCGGTGAGCGGATTCGGCTGCGCTTTATCAACTCATCAGCCATGACCTACTTCGACATCCGTATTCCCGGACTGGAAATGACTGTTGTGGAAGCGGACGGCAACAATGTTCAGCCGGTAACCGTCGATGAGTTCCGCATCGGCGTGGCCGAAACCTACGATGTGATCGTTCGGCCGCGCGAAGAACGTGCCTACACGATTTTTGCCGAATCCATGGGGCGGTCCGGTTATGCCCGCGGAACGCTGGCGCCGAAAGAAGGCATGGTTGCCGATGTTCCCGAACGGCGCGCTCCTCCGTTACTGACGATGGCGGATATGTCAGGTATGCCCGGTATGGATCATGGTAACCATGGTGGGCACGTGATGGATGCCGGGATGACCGGGCACAGTGCAACGGATCACGGCGCGATGAAACACAGTGAGATGGCGCATGCCGATATGAACCAGGCCGTGATGGACCCGGCTGTGATGGACCATAGCACCATGGGTCACGGGGCGAATCACGGAATGAGTCATGGTACGGCCAACGATCATCAACCCATGCCAGCCGGTGACCATTCCGGGCATGACGGGCCTATGGCGCATGGGGAACCGGCGCAGGCTTCGATGAATCACGACGCTATGGGGCACAGCGCGATGGTTTCCACGGAAGCCGCGACCGATCCTTTCTATGCGCCGGGTAGCGGCCTGATACCGACGGCGGCCAACGGCGGAAAGTTCCTGTCCTACGCCGACCTGCGGGCGCAGAAACCACTCTACGACGATCGTGAACCCACGCGGGAGATCGAGTTGCGGCTGACCGGTAACATGGAGCGCTATAGCTGGAGCATCAACGGCATCAAATACGAGGACGCCGAGCCCATCCGTCTGACATACGGTGAACGGGTACGCTTCAAATTCGTCAACGAAACCATGATGACGCACCCGATGCACCTGCACGGCATGTGGTCGATCCTCGATGTTGGGGCGGGCCAGTGGAACCCGGTTAAACACGTGATCAGCGTACAGCCGGGGACCACCGTCTTTATGGAGACGGAAGTCGATGCGCCGGGCCAATGGGCATTCCATTGCCATCTTTCGTACCACGCCGCGTCAGGCATGTTCCGCAAAGTGATCGTCGAAGGCGGGCCGGATCAGGTGACCGGCGCAGATGAAGTCAGCCAGGGAGGTGATGCATGA
- a CDS encoding cupredoxin domain-containing protein: MNQFKSRQALVGVMVMALSILPVASHAAGAHGGHSGHANFGSPAQVSAAGRTINVVMHDNYFEPESLSVEPGETVLFRISNKGNLVHEFSLGTPETHAASDDEMQMFVAHGVIQGNKLNRSMMTEGMGNGHSMSHAAPHRVLLAPGEEAEIAWTFAQAGAQPIEFACNVPGHYAAGMVGDVAVE; this comes from the coding sequence ATGAACCAATTCAAGTCACGACAGGCACTTGTAGGCGTCATGGTTATGGCTCTCTCCATTTTGCCGGTCGCGTCCCACGCCGCCGGCGCCCATGGTGGTCACTCCGGTCACGCCAACTTCGGTAGTCCGGCGCAAGTGTCGGCCGCCGGGCGAACCATCAATGTGGTGATGCACGATAACTACTTCGAGCCGGAAAGCTTGTCTGTGGAGCCCGGAGAAACAGTGCTGTTCAGGATTTCCAACAAGGGCAACCTCGTCCACGAATTCAGTCTCGGTACGCCGGAAACCCACGCTGCATCCGATGATGAGATGCAGATGTTCGTGGCCCATGGCGTCATCCAGGGCAATAAGCTGAATCGCTCGATGATGACTGAGGGAATGGGCAACGGTCATTCGATGTCGCATGCGGCGCCGCACCGGGTTCTGCTGGCACCGGGCGAAGAGGCCGAGATCGCCTGGACATTCGCTCAAGCCGGGGCCCAGCCCATTGAGTTTGCCTGCAACGTACCGGGTCACTACGCAGCTGGCATGGTGGGCGACGTCGCTGTCGAATAA